In Naumovozyma castellii chromosome 1, complete genome, one DNA window encodes the following:
- the BAR1 gene encoding aspartyl protease BAR1 (ancestral locus Anc_7.182) — MLQIGPILLLLSLFGIHALSSPVGTAGKQEPNLRSSKNQYAKRNSGSGHLEIELQHIEQTYYATTLEIGTPPQNLTVLFDSGSSDLWVMDASNPYCESQYTGSQTYNGSSINQASTIDCSSFMTFNKSLSSSFKTKGTSRFYAYYSDKTFADGSWATEKLTMNGVDVSSLQFGLGNCVTTPVSGVLGIGFPRRESVKGYDNAPNEFYPNFPQVLKNQGIIDVVAYSMFLNKLESDTGSILFGAIDTSKYTGDLVTFPMLNIYPDVTDKPATLMVILQGLGAQDNANCKAETFVTSKIPVLLDSGTTLMGAPKEIADMMADFMNATFSEDEGIYIMECPTKETLANTDYIFDFGGVQIKVPLSNFILSAQSEGGPCGFAVLPDDSNTMVLGDIFLSSAYVVFDLDNYQISLAAANLDNNVSLEDSIINIPSDGNIPNAKMATVDPWSTYETFTVTSAIATACTKPISSSSSSSSSLHPSSQLTTTKPDDSHIPSSLATTTADAPEQLSSQVEIVYKTKTETIHSTVVIGVCNAKSYTTLTN, encoded by the coding sequence ATGTTGCAAATAGGACCAATTTTACTATTACTCTCTCTATTTGGAATCCATGCGTTAAGCAGTCCAGTGGGTACGGCAGGGAAGCAAGAACCCAACTTACGAAGTAGTAAGAATCAATATGCCAAAAGGAACTCCGGATCGGGTCATTTGGAAATAGAGTTGCAACATATAGAACAGACATATTATGCAACTACTTTAGAAATTGGTACCCCACCACAGAATCTCACTGTATTATTTGATTCTGGTTCTTCTGACCTTTGGGTCATGGATGCATCAAATCCATATTGCGAATCACAATATACTGGCTCTCAGACATATAATGGGTCTTCAATTAACCAGGCATCGACCATTGATTGTTCAAGTTTTATGACATTTAACAAATCACTGTCTTCTAGTTTTAAAACAAAGGGAACATCAAGATTTTATGCTTATTATTCAGACAAGACATTCGCTGATGGTAGTTGGGCTACTGAGAAGCTAACAATGAATGGTGTGGACGTTTCTAGTTTACAATTCGGTTTAGGAAATTGTGTAACCACTCCTGTAAGTGGTGTCCTTGGTATTGGATTCCCCCGGAGAGAATCTGTAAAGGGGTATGACAATGCTCCAAATGAATTCTATCCAAATTTTCCACAAGTGTTAAAGAATCAAGGCATCATTGATGTTGTAGCCTATTCTATGTTTCTAAACAAATTGGAGTCAGACACTGGCTCCATATTATTTGGTGCTATAGACACATCCAAATATACTGGCGATCTGGTTACTTTCCCTAtgttaaatatttatccCGATGTCACTGATAAACCTGCCACTCTGATGGTAATATTACAAGGATTGGGAGCCCAAGATAATGCAAATTGCAAGGCAGAAACTTTTGTTACTAGTAAAATACCTGTATTGTTGGATTCCGGTACCACTTTAATGGGCGCACCCAAGGAGATCGCTGATATGATGGCAGATTTTATGAATGCTACTTTTAGTGAGGATGAgggaatatatataatggAATGTCCAACGAAAGAAACATTGGCCAACACtgattatatttttgacTTTGGTGGGGTGCAAATCAAGGTTCCTCTATCCAACTTCATTCTTTCTGCTCAAAGTGAGGGCGGTCCTTGTGGTTTTGCAGTTTTGCCAGATGATAGTAATACTATGGTCCTGGGGGATATATTTTTATCGTCTGCATATGTAGTTTTTGATCTGGATAATTACCAGATATCTTTGGCAGCAGCAAATTTGGACAACAATGTCTCTCTTGAAGATAGTATAATCAATATTCCAAGTGATGGAAACATTCCCAACGCAAAAATGGCCACTGTGGATCCATGGTCTACCTATGAAACCTTTACTGTTACATCAGCTATTGCCACTGCTTGCACAAAGCCCAtctcatcgtcatcatcgtcatcatcatcattacaCCCATCTTCGCAattaacaacaacaaagcCAGATGACAGTCATATACCGTCTTCTTTAGCAACAACGACAGCAGATGCCCCTGAACAGCTTAGCAGTCAGGTTGAAATCGTATATAAGACAAAGACTGAGACAATTCACTCAACTGTTGTAATTGGAGTGTGTAATGCAAAATCATATACAACACTCACtaattaa
- the RPL2B gene encoding 60S ribosomal protein uL2 (ancestral locus Anc_7.187), producing MGRVIRNQRKGAGSIFTSHTRLRQGAAKLRTLDYAERHGYIRGVVKQIVHDAGRGAPLAKVVFRDPYKYKLREEIFIANEGVHTGQFIYAGKKASLNVGNILPLGSVPEGTIVSNVEERPGDRGALARASGNYVIIIGHNPDENKTRVRLPSGAKKIISSDARGVIGVVAGGGRVDKPLLKAGRAFHKYRLKRNSWPKTRGVAMNPVDHPHGGGNHQHIGKASTISRGAVSGQKAGLIAARRTGLLRGSQKTQD from the exons ATGG GTAGAGTTATTCGTAACCAAAGAAAGGGTGCTGGTTCTATCTTCACCTCACACACTAGATTGAGACAAGGTGCTGCCAAGTTAAGAACCTTGGATTACGCCGAACGTCATGGTTACATCCGTGGTGTCGTGAAGCAAATTGTTCACGATGCTGGTAGAGGTGCTCCATTGGCTAAGGTTGTCTTCCGTGACCCATACAAGTACAAGTTACGTGAAGAAATCTTCATTGCTAACGAAGGTGTCCACACCGGTCAATTCATTTACGCCGGTAAGAAGGCTTCTTTGAACGTCGGTAACATCTTGCCATTAGGTTCCGTTCCAGAAGGTACCATTGTTTCCAACGTTGAAGAAAGACCAGGTGACAGAGGTGCTTTAGCTAGAGCTTCTGGTAACTAcgttatcattattggtCACAACCCAGATGAAAACAAGACCAGAGTTAGATTACCTTCCGGTGCTAAGAAGATTATCTCTTCCGATGCCAGAGGTGTCATTGGTGTTGTTGCTGGTGGTGGTAGAGTTGACAAGCCATTGTTGAAGGCTGGTCGTGCTTTCCACAAGTACAGATTAAAGAGAAACTCATGGCCAAAGACTCGTGGTGTTGCCATGAATCCAGTTGACCATCCTCACGGTGGTGGTAACCATCAACATATTGGTAAGGCTTCTACCATCTCTAGAGGTGCTGTTTCCGGTCAAAAGGCTGGTTTAATTGCCGCCAGAAGAACCGGTTTATTGCGTGGTTCTCAAAAGACTCAAGATTAA
- the TIM44 gene encoding protein translocase subunit TIM44 (ancestral locus Anc_7.196), translating into MLYRNSLQISRRPTLYSHSLISTTTTTTVVNKGLFSTTTARSNGGGGRTPIQIFRDTFKKEWDKSQELQENIKALHDASGKLSESETFKMAKDAYLKAHKGSSTILSKTMQKTGETVENMASKAWDSEIAKSTREAAKKTADTLDKSFEPVRKTQVYKDISEVIDDGDSSRYGGFITKEERRLKRESDLASGKRQRAIKSNEEAGTALVATDIEAKQSFGKKVEDFKEKTVVGKTMSSVKVKLWDESENPLIVFLRKITNKIGGFFDETESARVYTQFKMMDATFTNEGFTRHLREYIVPELLEAYIKGDEKVLKKWFSEAPFNVYSAQQKVFREQGLFSDGRILDIRGVEIVSAKLLAPQDIPVLVVGCRAQEINLYRKVKTGEIAAGDQSNILMSSYAMVFTRDPEQIDDDETEGWKILEFVRGGSRQFT; encoded by the coding sequence ATGCTCTATAGAAATTCGCTGCAGATATCGAGAAGACCCACCCTCTACTCGCACTCACTAATTTCCACCactaccaccaccaccgtCGTCAATAAGGGTCTGTTCTCCACGACGACGGCAAGATCTAATGGAGGTGGCGGACGTACTCCGATACAGATATTTCGTGATACGTTCAAGAAGGAATGGGACAAGTCACAGGAGTTAcaggaaaatattaaggCTCTACATGATGCCTCCGGTAAACTGAGTGAGTCGGAAACTTTTAAGATGGCAAAGGATGCCTATTTGAAGGCTCACAAGGGAAGTTCTACCATTTTGTCAAAGACGATGCAAAAGACCGGGGAGACCGTGGAAAATATGGCTTCTAAGGCTTGGGATTCGGAAATTGCCAAGTCCACGAGAGAAGCTGCAAAGAAAACTGCTGATACGTTGGATAAATCCTTCGAACCAGTGAGAAAGACTCAGGTGTATAAGGATATTTCTGAAGTTATCGATGATGGTGATAGTTCAAGATATGGTGGGTTTATCACGAAGGAGGAGAGAAGATTGAAAAGAGAGTCTGATTTGGCATCTGGGAAAAGACAAAGAGCTATAAAGAGTAATGAAGAAGCAGGGACCGCGTTGGTGGCCACTGACATCGAGGCAAAGCAATCTTTTGGTAAGAAAGTGGaagattttaaagaaaagacTGTGGTTGGTAAGACAATGAGTTCTGTAAAGGTTAAATTATGGgatgaaagtgaaaatCCATTGATTGTCTTCTTaagaaaaattacaaataaAATCGGTGGATTCTTTGATGAAACTGAATCTGCAAGAGTATACACtcaattcaaaatgatGGACGCCACATTTACCAATGAAGGGTTCACTAGACATTTAAGAGAATATATTGTCcctgaattattagaagCCTACATTAAAGGTGACGAGAAAGtattaaagaaatggtTCAGTGAAGCTCCTTTCAACGTCTATTCTGCACAACAAAAAGTGTTTAGAGAACAAGGCCTATTCTCTGATGGTCGTATCTTAGATATTAGAGGAGTGGAAATTGTTAGTGCCAAATTATTGGCTCCTCAGGATATTCCAGTGTTAGTCGTAGGTTGCAGAGCTCAAGAAATTAACCTATATAGAAAAGTGAAAACTGGAGAAATTGCTGCCGGTGATCAATCTAACATTTTAATGAGCTCTTATGCCATGGTCTTCACCAGAGACCCTGAACAAATCGATGATGACGAAACGGAAGGTTGGAAGATTTTAGAATTTGTTCGTGGTGGATCAAGACAATTCACttga
- the HIS6 gene encoding 1-(5-phosphoribosyl)-5- ((5-phosphoribosylamino)methylideneamino)imidazole-4-carboxamide isomerase HIS6 (ancestral locus Anc_7.193), which produces MTKFIGCIDLHNGEVKQIVGGSLTEGKSNNELKTNFVSQYSSSHYAKLYKDNNVEGCHVIKLGPNNDNAAMEALKAAPGFLQVGGGINEDNCKEWLRYASKVIVTSWLFDLDGKFLIDRLERISHLCGKDRLVVDLSCRRTKDGRWVVAMNKWQKLTDLELNTDTFQSLSKFTDEFLIHAADVEGLCRGIDEELVEQLYKWTKDVANNKLKIVYAGGAKSIEDLSLVNDLSHGKVDLTYGSSLDIFGGKLVRFDDCCSWNQTH; this is translated from the coding sequence ATGACTAAATTTATTGGTTGCATTGATTTGCATAATGGAGAAGTTAAGCAAATTGTTGGTGGCTCATTAACAGAAGGTaaatccaataatgaattaaagaCAAATTTCGTTTCTCAATATTCATCGTCTCATTATGCCAAGTTATATAAGGATAACAATGTTGAAGGCTGTCATGTTATCAAGTTAGGtccaaataatgataatgcGGCAATGGAGGCCCTAAAGGCCGCACCAGGGTTCTTACAAGTTGGTGGTGGTATTAATGAAGACAATTGTAAAGAATGGTTACGATATGCTAGTAAAGTTATTGTCACCAGTTGGCTTTTCGATTTGGATGGAAAATTTCTAATTGATAGGTTGGAACGGATATCGCATCTATGTGGCAAGGATCGTTTAGTTGTAGATTTAAGTTGTAGAAGAACTAAAGATGGTAGGTGGGTAGTTGCAATGAATAAATGGCAAAAATTGactgatttggaattgaacACGGATACATTCCAATCTTTGAGTAAATTCACTGATGAATTTCTTATTCATGCGGCAGATGTAGAAGGATTATGTCGAggaattgatgaagaactAGTAGAACAATTGTATAAATGGACTAAAGACGTTGCcaacaacaaattaaaaattgtttACGCAGGAGGTGCTAAAAGTATCGAGGATTTAAGTTTGGTGAATGATTTAAGCCATGGTAAGGTGGATTTAACCTACGGAAGCTCGTTAGATATTTTTGGTGGTAAATTAGTTAGGTTCGATGACTGTTGCTCATGGAATCAAACACATTAA
- the YAP3 gene encoding Yap3p (ancestral locus Anc_2.493) produces MNPNTAYDPELLALLQQRAQQERQYQNLIDQENISYLIAPPAANNNIPNNDMTPDFLTFNPDVMRPPPQYQVDAVTIKREPVPRHDSLPFAEKVVVNEDDSEDIKAKKKAQNRAAQKAFRERKEAKLKELKLKLIESEKVRKTLTQEIEKLRKVNLEITAENKQILLQTNSNINSIKRALHDVGAPEDEDEDGMNEQSHRARFHHHHHQSSKFSFPTGDESVISSYMHNQNPYYINSQNGDASRTEELLTIPATWEYLQKVSEDRNFDQYTIMQALKGSEVCHEYGPAYPRTLIDMLIDKYCTE; encoded by the coding sequence ATGAATCCAAATACCGCATACGACCCAGAACTGCTGGCGTTGCTACAACAGCGTGCACAGCAGGAACGGCAGTACCAGAACCTGATAGACCAGGAAAATATAAGCTATCTGATAGCTCCTCCTGCCgctaataataatatccCTAATAATGACATGACGCCCGATTTTCTCACATTCAATCCGGATGTGATGAGACCGCCGCCACAGTATCAGGTGGATGCCGTTACTATTAAGAGAGAACCGGTCCCACGTCATGACTCGTTGCCCTTTGCCGAGAAAGTTGTTGTCAACGAGGATGATTCTGAAGATATTAAAGCTAAGAAGAAGGCTCAGAATAGGGCAGCACAAAAGGCATTTAGAGAAAGGAAAGAGGCCAAGTTGAAAGagttgaaattgaaattgattgaaagtgaaaaagTACGTAAGACACTCACTCAGGAGATTGAGAAATTAAGAAAGGtgaatttggaaattacTGCAGAGAATAAACAGATCTTATTACAAACTAATAGTAATATCAATAGCATTAAGAGGGCTCTTCATGATGTGGGTGCACCCgaggatgaggatgaggatgGCATGAATGAGCAATCTCATCGAGCACGTTtccatcaccatcatcatcaatcttcaaaattctCATTCCCTACAGGTGATGAATCCGTCATTTCTTCATATATGCATAATCAAAACCCATACTACATTAATTCACAGAATGGCGATGCTTCCCGAACAGAAGAATTATTGACAATACCTGCCACCTGGGAATACTTACAGAAAGTCTCAGAAGACAGGAATTTTGATCAATATACAATAATGCAGGCGTTAAAGGGAAGTGAAGTTTGCCATGAATACGGTCCTGCATACCCACGGACATTGATCGATATGTTAATCGATAAATATTGTACCGAATAA
- the VID28 gene encoding glucose-induced degradation complex subunit VID28 (ancestral locus Anc_7.184) produces the protein MTFNSDEQLKELVGTLIGNPFAKVQFFVAPNSQIFDVLLSVNERGSVETINTKLDLLLLLINFEQNIRDKLGVLYVDVVRRIMNEFEPHMMVSIGNATTTYKFAKLISLCVKNCPICEYPHAPALQDTLMQLIKNENDTKDEKNALIMFLDVCLRLRKQYDLNWSLIHIPNLEMLILRIISKYLDQVDFKYVLPVRTSKNKKLDYSPFSNKGLKSVNIVPNSVDIPDPLDRQLLASSLVFHSNILQENEDKNEFIWGNPYANLFILSLLKNNDITLSCSALLSQLQPLMHSPSGWEDKNTLKNVLPYLLETFNYKDIPWWFDPFTYLTSLIDLYNIHDPFSNPVCLFLSKSGIIEKFTLIFNECLARKRKDAGTLEVINKLVRFFASYSAFDEGGRYFLLENKSLLGYLEGSIQSHLATLKKFQEYLPTLLESTSSQNPLEIPQLYDSGSVLSWLLLLKSFSRSVTALRTTLKRNNLANLLLDLIRLIHEIFEKFTLNNVKASNFLKAEMKVMEITLGCICNFVVEFSNLQSYIISNGIVDIISSILEDPLFNSDRPWTPREREFVFEDVNTDKVKTNSLWVLRHLMYNCQNYEKLELLSKISMETILEFINDPCWKVQEQCFQLIRNLTCNSRKVINMLLREFKDVEYSTESGLSGQTSVGSTYLFEYLARKMKLLSPDDTIQKKILEGILYIIVNLAAVNENKKRLVIEQDEILGIIADILSENSKNKEAQKYHYGNDTNLKLACLWILNNLLWNSSIDHYAQFGVEDYSSDVENNSGEEGESTSEEKGSMLLDLRKPDMMSSSNNSNRNIAGDTEEMFVRSNEMESMSVSSAAKSRCQKLVAIGIRSLVKDNVFDESLSVREKARTLLYHMDAILKGGETDEGTDD, from the coding sequence ATGACCTTTAATTCCGAtgaacaattgaaggaGTTGGTTGGTACCCTAATAGGGAACCCATTCGCAAAAGTTCAATTTTTTGTGGCACCCAACagtcaaatatttgatgtaTTGCTTTCAGTGAATGAGAGAGGCTCGGTGGAGACCATTAACACCAAATTagatcttcttctcctGCTCATAAATTTCGAACAAAATATTAGGGATAAGTTAGGGGTATTATACGTAGACGTTGTCAGGAGGATAATGAATGAGTTTGAACCACATATGATGGTATCCATTGGGAATGCTACAACTACTTATAAATTTGCCAAGTTAATATCGTTATGCGTTAAAAACTGCCCCATTTGCGAATATCCACATGCACCGGCCTTACAAGATACATTAATGCAACTCataaaaaatgaaaacgaCACCAAAGACGAAAAAAATGCTTTAATAATGTTTCTTGACGTCTGTTTAAGGTTAAGGAAACAATATGATTTGAATTGGTCACTTATACATATTCCTAATCTTGAAATGCTCATTCTGAgaattatttcaaagtaTCTGGATCAAGtagatttcaaatatgtTTTACCCGTTAGAACATcgaaaaataaaaaactAGATTATTCACCGTTTAGCAATAAGGGTTTGAAATCGGTTAATATTGTACCTAATTCTGTTGATATTCCAGATCCCTTGGATAGACAGTTATTGGCATCATCGTTAGTGTTccattcaaatattttacaagaaaatgaagacaAGAATGAATTTATATGGGGGAACCCTTATGCCAATCTTTTTATTCTAAgcttattgaaaaataatgatattacCTTAAGTTGTTCTGCTCTGCTTTCACAACTACAACCATTAATGCATTCTCCAAGTGGCTGGGAAGATAAAAACACTTTGAAGAATGTACTACCATATTTATTGGAGACTTTCAACTATAAGGACATTCCGTGGTGGTTCGATCCTTTTACGTATTTGACTTCTTTGATTGATCTTTATAATATTCATGACCCTTTCTCAAATCCAGTatgtttgtttctttccaaatcagGAATAATTGAGAAGTTTACCCTTATATTCAATGAATGTCTTGCTCGAAAACGGAAAGATGCAGGAACATTGGAAGTAATAAACAAGCTTGTTAGATTTTTTGCATCTTATTCTGCATTTGATGAAGGTGGTCGTTACTTCCTCCTcgaaaataaatcattattggGTTACTTGGAAGGGTCCATTCAGTCACATCTTGCgacattgaaaaaatttcaagaatatcTGCCTACTTTACTCGAATCAACATCATCACAGAACCCATTGGAAATTCCTCAACTATATGACAGTGGATCTGTATTATCATGGTTATTacttttgaaatcattttcaaGAAGTGTCACAGCATTGAGAACAACCTTAAAACGAAACAATCTGGCCAACTTACTCCTGGATTTAATCAGATTAATACATGAGATATTTGAGAAATTTACATTAAACAACGTTAAGGCATCCAACTTTTTAAAGGCAGAAATGAAAGTAATGGAAATAACGTTAGGTTGCATTTGTAATTTTGTCGTTGAGTTTTCGAATTTACAATCTTATATTATTTCCAACGGAATAGTGGATATCATTAGTTCTATTTTAGAAGAtccattatttaattcagATAGACCATGGACGCCCCGTGAGAGAGAGTTTgtatttgaagatgttaACACAGATAAAGTCAAGACTAATTCCCTATGGGTGCTAAGACATTTAATGTACAACTGTCAAaattatgaaaaattagaGTTATTAAGCAAAATCTCAATGGAGACCATATtggaatttattaatgatcCTTGTTGGAAAGTTCAAGAGCAATGTTTCCAattaataagaaatttaacatgtaattcaagaaaagtGATAAATATGCTCTTAAGAGAGTTCAAAGATGTGGAGTATAGTACGGAGTCTGGTCTCTCCGGGCAAACATCAGTTGGTTCCacttatttatttgaatatctagcaaggaaaatgaaattattaagtCCAGATGACACTATTCAGAAAAAGATCTTAGAAGGTATCTTGTATATTATAGTCAATCTGGCAGCAGTTAATGAGAATAAAAAGAGGCTTGTCATTGAACAAGATGAGATTTTAGGTATTATTGCAGATATCTTAAGtgaaaattcaaaaaataaagaagcTCAAAAATACCACTATGGGAATGATaccaatttgaaattagCATGTTTGTGGATATTAAATAACCTTTTGTggaattcatcaattgacCATTATGCTCAATTTGGGGTCGAAGATTATTCCTCGGACGTTGAGAATAACAGTGGGGAAGAAGGTGAAAGTACCAGTGAGGAAAAGGGTAGCATGCTTCTGGATTTGCGAAAACCTGATATGATGAgttcatcaaataatagCAATAGAAATATAGCAGGAGATACTGAAGAAATGTTTGTTCGTTCCAATGAGATGGAATCAATGTCGGTTAGCTCCGCGGCAAAATCAAGATGTCAAAAACTTGTTGCTATTGGCATAAGATCTTTGGTTAAAGACAATGTTTTTGATGAGTCTCTATCGGTTAGAGAAAAGGCTAGGACGTTATTGTACCACATGGATGCAATTCTTAAAGGTGGTGAGACAGACGAAGGAACAGATGATTAA
- the SNL1 gene encoding Snl1p (ancestral locus Anc_7.183): MEAAEDIISDSVMSDIVSDATVTSTTVVATNTVTVTSATASTAKACHGAISKILTQMDDYTGSPMVTKFFLTGMVTLVLAGVLHTFFGRGDFLEKEPPAHKKVSPKLDEKPIPLTLEDKIENIQLRFANEYRVQIENLLTTFNGAVEQDVYNRNFYNEMLLKLLIELDDVDLTGVSTDLKTSLKEKRKVAIKEIQDYLKKLDGLKSEN; this comes from the coding sequence ATGGAAGCCGCTGAAGATATTATTTCCGACTCAGTCATGTCAGACATCGTCTCAGATGCCACCGTGACCTCAACCACCGTCGTAGCAACAAACACAGTCACCGTCACTTCCGCTACCGCATCCACTGCCAAGGCATGTCATGGTGCCATTTCCAAGATCCTAACCCAAATGGATGACTACACTGGTAGTCCAATGGTTActaaatttttcttgacAGGTATGGTTACCTTGGTTCTCGCTGGTGTGCTGCATACCTTCTTTGGCAGAGGGGACTTCCTTGAAAAGGAACCACCTGCTCACAAGAAAGTGTCACCAAAATTAGATGAGAAACCAATCCCATTGACTTTGGAGGACAAGATTGAAAACATTCAATTAAGATTTGCAAACGAGTACCGTgtccaaattgaaaatttattgaCCACTTTTAATGGTGCTGTTGAACAAGATGTCTACAATCGTAACTTTTATAACGAGATGCtgttgaaattgttgattGAATTAGATGACGTCGATTTAACTGGTGTATCAActgatttgaaaacatcTTTGAAGGAAAAACGTAAGGTTGCCATCAAGGAAATCcaagattatttgaagaaattagatGGCTTGAAATCTGAGAATTAA
- the NCAS0A12500 gene encoding 60S ribosomal protein eL29 (ancestral locus Anc_7.189), with amino-acid sequence MAKSKNHTAHNQTKKAHRNGIKKPKTYKYPSLKGVDPKFRRNHKHALHGTAKALAAKRAAAKQ; translated from the coding sequence ATGGCTAAATCTAAGAATCATACCGCTCATAACCAAACCAAGAAGGCTCACAGAAACGGTATCAAGAAGCCAAAGACCTACAAGTACCCATCTTTGAAGGGTGTTGATCCAAAGTTCAGAAGAAACCACAAGCATGCCCTACACGGTACTGCTAAGGCTTTAGCTGCTAAGCGTGCTGCCGCCAAGCAATAg